The genome window GAAGCCTTTAAGATATTCGATAAGAATCTTTTGGAACTGGTAAAGAAGAACCAGCCAACGTCGGCCTTCATAAGTTCCCTGGCCAAAAAAATGCGGAGTTTTGAGACCAAGGACGAGATATTCAACCATCTGTGGGAACTGGTCAATTACAACAGCCGGGCCATAATGGAAGACTCCGATCTTATCAAGGACGGCGCGGTCAAGCTGCCCAAGGGCGTCCACCTGATCGGCAAGCGCAAGGATGTCAAGATTGGCAAGGGGACCCAGATCCTGCCGGGGGTGGTGCTGGACGCGACGATGGGGCCGATAATCATCGACCCGAAAGCCAGGATCAACCCTCCCAGCTACATCAAGGGGCCGTGCTATATCGGCCCGGAGTCGGTGATCGACGGGGCCAGGCTAAGGCCCGGGGTGTCCATAGGCCACCATTGCAAGATCGCGGGCGAGCTGGAGGGATCCGTGATCATGCACTACAGCAACAAGCACCACGATGGCTTTCTGGGCCATGCCTATCTGGGGTCCTGGGTCAACCTGGGGGCCCAGACCTGCAACTCCGACCTCAAGAACAATTACGGCAGCATCACGGTCTGGGCTGGCGGGAAGTACGTGGATTCAAAGCAGATCAAGGCCGGCTGCTACATAGGCGACCACAGCAAGACCGCCATCGGCACCCTGATCAACACCGGGGCGGTGATCGGGACGGCCTGCAACGTCTTCGGCGGTCCGGTCAGGAAATATCTGCCGCCCTTCAGCTGGGGGTGCAGCGAGAAATTTACGGAGCATAAGCTAGAGAAAATGTTAGAGACGGCTGAAACGGCTATGAATCGGCGTGGTAAGGAACTGGCCCCAGAGATGCGTGTTTTGCTGGCTAGACATTTTCGGGAAAGTATATTGCCAGTGAAATGATTTGGAAAAATAATTGGTGTTGATAAGTATTCATGGCAGATAAATCGAATAAGGAGGTTGCTGTGATAAGGTCATTATTTATAGTTGCATTGCTTTTTGTTTTTCACATAGCAAATGGCATGGAGAGAAACAAAATTTATACGCTTATTAAAACTGATTCCATCGCAGCTGATGAATATAAAATTGCAACGAAGGTCTTCGATCTATTAGCTACGGATACAAATATCCATTCTTTTCAGGATATTAGTACTAAAGAAAATTTTATAAAAGCTTACTCATATTTTGATAGTATTGGCCGTAGTAACGATGAAAAGAATAAAATATATTCTCCCAACCAAGAATATTATGTTGTCATTGAAGGGCCACATAATCTTAAAGTTCCTAAACTTGCTGGAATGTCTGGGGAAGTAAAAATCTCGCTTTTTAATAGTTCAAAAAAGCAAATGGTTTGGGTAGCGCCTATTTATGATGCAATGCGTCGTGCGAAGGTATTTGTAGCCAATGACGGGAAGAATGTTGTATTGTATGGCTGTACAGAATTTGAATACGAGGTAAAGGAAAAAATTGGCATAGTGATATTAGATGAAATTGGTAAGGTTGACAAATATTATGACGTAAAAAGTCCCTGGTTACCATCAATAAAACAATCGAGAGATGGGAATTTAATTGCTTATATAAACGATACTGGCGAAAGTGGGTATGCTCTGAATGTCTTAGATATAAGAAATAAAAAACAAAGAGTAATACCAATTAGCTATTGCGTTTACGATACAGATATAGTCGGTTTTGGTGGTGGTGATTATTGTGGGCTGATGATACCTGGCTTTAGAGAAGGAACTAAATTTGTATTGATTGATTTAAAAAATGAAAATGTCAAATTGGAAATGTTTGTATCTTCCAGTAATACAAAGTTTTCAAACAATGGGGATTGTATCTATTTCTTTACAAAAAATAAAATAACTTGCTTAAATATTATTAACAACATGTTTGCTGAGTTGATCATTAAATCAAATATAATAAATTATCCTTATTACATTGTTGTGAACAAAGACTGGTCTGATTGCATGGTTTTAATAAGCCGTAATAAATACGCAGGTATATTCAAAATCATTCCTTGAAAATAGTGTTGGAGTTGTAAAATGAAAGCGGTGATAATGGCCGGAGGTTTTGGGACGCGGCTGCGCCCCCTGACCTGCACCCTGCCCAAGCCCATGGTGCCGATGGTCAACCGTCCGATGATGGAGCACATCATCCGGCTGCTGGCCGGACACGGCATCACCGAGATAGTGGCCGTGCTGTTCCACCAGGCCCAGGCCATCTCCGGCTATTTCGGGGACGGGTCCGGTCACGGAGTGAAGATAGAATACCTGAGGCCCGACGCCGACTACGGAACGGCCGGGGCGGTGGGCATGGCCCGGGACCTGCTGAAGGAGCCGTTCATAGTGATCTCCGGCGACCTGCTGACCGATTTTGACCTAAGCGAGATCATCAAGACCCATTCCGACAAGAAGGCCCTGGCCACCATCACCCTGACCCGGGTCCAGAACCCGCTGGAATACGGGATCGTGATCACCGAGCCGGACGGGCGGATCGTGCGCTTTCTGGAAAAGCCCACCTGGGGCCAGGTCTTCTCGGACACCATCAACACCGGGATCTACATGTTCCAGCCGGAGATCTTCGACCTGATACCAAAGGCCCGGGAATTCGACTTCTCCCAGAACCTGTTCCCGGCGCTGCTGCAGAAGAACCTGCCGCTGTACGGCCACGTGGCCTCGGGATACTGGCGGGACGTGGGCAACATCGCGGAATACCGCCAGGCCCACTGGGACGCGCTTAAGGGCAACGTCAAGGTGGACGTGGATGGCGACCGGCTGAACCTGATCGGCAAGGACATCTGGGTGGGCAAGGGCTCCAGCATCCAGGCCAGGAACACCAATCTTTCCGGGGCCGTGATCCTGGGAAAGAACGTCAAAGTAGGCGAAGGCACCCATCTCCACGATGTGG of bacterium contains these proteins:
- a CDS encoding putative sugar nucleotidyl transferase; translation: MKQIAFFEDEGYKGLYPLTCLRPVWGLLLGGYCLRHSSLLRLGAKKAFYWVLPERQEVLKAAGLEGQEISQAGLPLLLINGRARLTARTVNWLNKAETDTVFLSGQTVEAFKIFDKNLLELVKKNQPTSAFISSLAKKMRSFETKDEIFNHLWELVNYNSRAIMEDSDLIKDGAVKLPKGVHLIGKRKDVKIGKGTQILPGVVLDATMGPIIIDPKARINPPSYIKGPCYIGPESVIDGARLRPGVSIGHHCKIAGELEGSVIMHYSNKHHDGFLGHAYLGSWVNLGAQTCNSDLKNNYGSITVWAGGKYVDSKQIKAGCYIGDHSKTAIGTLINTGAVIGTACNVFGGPVRKYLPPFSWGCSEKFTEHKLEKMLETAETAMNRRGKELAPEMRVLLARHFRESILPVK